A genomic window from Syngnathus typhle isolate RoL2023-S1 ecotype Sweden linkage group LG18, RoL_Styp_1.0, whole genome shotgun sequence includes:
- the slc16a3b gene encoding monocarboxylate transporter 4, producing the protein MGGAVVDDGPTGVKAPDGGWGWAVLVGCFVITGFSYAFPKAVSVFFKELIKEFHVGYSDTAWISSILLAMLYGTGPLCSVLVNRFGCRPVMMVGGLFASLGMILASFATSIIHIYLCTGVITGLGLALNFQPSLIMLNRYFSEKRPLANGLAAAGSPVALCCLSPLGQILQYHYGWRGGFLILGGMLLNCCACGALMRPLLPPKKQAVQFEDGHLLEAEEKKIQPKKKLLDFSVFKDRGFLIYTVAASIMVLGLFVPPVFVVNYAKGLGYEDTTSALLLTILGFVDMFARPLCGIIAGTKWVRPRCVYLFSFAMLFNGVTDLIGSQADTYGGLVAFCVFFGMSYGMVGALQFEVLMAIVGTEKFPSAIGLVLLMEAVAVLVGPPGAGRLLDATHKYMYIFLLAGCEVTLSAAVIALGNFLCIKRKQEAPPEATLEMAGKAPEESLHNEKEGPDQEREDEERGKYRDLNAGGDNMQMDGIEQNTEASL; encoded by the exons ATGGGGGGTGCAGTGGTGGACGACGGACCGACCGGTGTGAAGGCACCCGACGGCGGCTGGGGCTGGGCGGTGTTAGTCGGCTGCTTCGTCATTACCGGCTTCTCCTACGCCTTCCCCAAAGCGGTCAGCGTCTTCTTCAAGGAGTTAATAAAGGAGTTCCACGTGGGCTACAGTGACACCGCCTGGATTTCCTCCATTTTGCTTGCCATGCTCTACGGCACAG GTCCTCTGTGCAGCGTGTTGGTGAACAGGTTCGGCTGTCGACCGGTCATGATGGTCGGTGGACTCTTTGCCTCGTTGGGAATGATTCTGGCTTCCTTTGCAACCAGCATTATCCACATCTACCTCTGCACCGGCGTAATTACAG GTCTGGGCCTGGCATTGAATTTCCAGCCATCCCTGATCATGCTAAATCGCTACTTCAGCGAGAAGCGACCTTTGGCTAACGGGCTGGCGGCTGCAGGCAGCCCCGTGGCTCTGTGTTGTCTTTCCCCTCTGGGCCAAATTCTTCAGTACCACTATGGCTGGAGGGGTGGTTTTCTCATACTGGGGGGAATGCTCCTCAACTGCTGTGCCTGCGGTGCTCTTATGAGGCCCCTCTTGCCACCGAAAAAGCAAGCTGTCCAATTTGAGGACGGCCATCTTCTAGAAGCAGAAGAGAAGAAGATTCAGCCCAAGAAGAAATTACTGGACTTCAGCGTGTTTAAGGACAGAGGCTTTCTTATTTATACCGTGGCGGCCTCCATTATGGTGCTGGGCTTGTTTGTGCCGCCCGTGTTCGTGGTCAACTACGCCAAAGGGCTGGGCTACGAGGACACCACTTCGGCCCTGCTGCTCACGATTCTGGGATTTGTAGACATGTTCGCTCGTCCTCTCTGCGGAATCATCGCCGGTACGAAGTGGGTACGGCCGAGGTGCGTCTACCTCTTCAGTTTTGCCATGCTCTTCAACGGAGTCACCGATCTCATCGGGTCACAG GCAGACACCTATGGAGGTCTGGTGGCCTTCTGTGTCTTCTTTGGCATGTCATACGGCATGGTGGGAGCCCTTCAGTTTGAGGTCCTGATGGCTATCGTGGGAACGGAAAAGTTCCCCAGTGCCATTGGCCTGGTCCTGCTGATGGAAGCCGTGGCTGTCTTAGTGGGGCCTCCTGGAGCAG GTCGCCTCTTGGATGCCACCCACAAGTACATGTACATTTTCTTGTTGGCGGGCTGTGAGGTCACATTGTCCGCCGCCGTGATCGCTCTGGGGAACTTCCTGTGCATCAAAAGGAAACAAGAAGCACCCCCGGAGGCTACGTTGGAAATGGCAGGGAAGGCTCCAGAGGAGAGCCTCCACAATGAGAAGGAAGGCCCAGATCAGGAGCgggaagatgaagaaagaggaaAATACAGAGATTTGAATGCAGGGGGAGATAATATGCAGATGGATGGGATAGAGCAGAATACTGAAGCATCGTTATGA
- the csnk1db gene encoding casein kinase I isoform X2, with protein MELRVGNRYRLGRKIGSGSFGDIYLGTDISVGDEVAIKLECVKTKHPQLHIESKIYKMMQGGVGIPSIKWCGAEGDYNVMVMELLGPSLEDLFNFCSRKFSLKTVLLLADQMISRIEYIHSKNFIHRDVKPDNFLMGLGKKGNLVYIIDFGLAKKYRDARTHQHIPYRENKNLTGTARYASINTHLGIEQSRRDDLESLGYVLMYFNLGSLPWQGLKAATKRQKYERISEKKMSTPIEFLCKGYPSEFTTYLNFCRSLRFDDKPDYSYLRQLFRNLFHRQGFSYDYVFDWNMLKFGANRAAEEAERERRDREDRLRHGRNPATRGLPAASGRPRGAQDGGALPAPLTPTSHTASPRQPSGVERERKVSMRLHRGAPVNVSSSDLTGRQDTSRMSTSQMVSSALPAGLHPPAPR; from the exons ATGGAACTCAGAGTGGGGAACCGATACAGACTGGGCAGGAAAATCGGAAGTGGATCGTTCGGCGACATCTATTTAG GCACAGATATTTCTGTGGGCGACGAGGTTGCCATTAAGTTGGAATGTGTGAAGACCAAGCACCCCCAACTCCACATTGAAAGCAAGATCTACAAAATGATGCAGGGAGGAG TGGGTATTCCATCCATAAAATGGTGTGGAGCAGAGGGGGACTATAATGTCATGGTGATGGAGCTGCTGGGACCCAGCCTGGAGGATCTCTTCAACTTTTGCTCCCGCAAGTTCAGCCTCAAGACAGTCCTCCTTCTTGCTGATCAGATG ATCAGTCGAATTGAGTACATCCACTCCAAGAACTTCATCCACAGAGACGTGAAGCCTGACAACTTTCTGATGGGGCTGGGCAAAAAGGGCAACTTGGTCTACATTATTGACTTTGGCCTGGCCAAGAAATATCGCGACGCTCGCACTCACCAGCACATCCCCTACCGCGAGAACAAGAACCTGACCGGCACTGCGAGATACGCCTCAATCAACACCCATCTGGGCATCG AGCAATCAAGGCGTGACGACTTGGAGTCCTTGGGTTATGTTCTCATGTATTTTAATTTGGGCTCCCTGCCCTGGCAAGGCCTCAAGGCTGCCACCAAGAGGCAGAAGTATGAACGCATCAGCGAGAAGAAAATGTCCACCCCCATTGAGTTTCTATGCAAGGGGTATCCAT CTGAGTTTACGACCTACCTGAACTTTTGCCGTTCGCTGCGCTTCGACGACAAGCCGGACTACTCGTACCTGCGGCAGCTTTTCCGCAACCTCTTCCACAGACAAGGATTCTCTTATGACTATGTCTTTGACTGGAACATGCTGAAGTTT GGAGCCAACCGAGCGGCAGAGGAGGCGGAGAGAGAGCGCCGCGACCGGGAGGACCGGCTGAGACACGGCAGGAACCCGGCGACCAGAGGATTACCCGCCGCGTCGGGACGACCTCGGGGAGCCCAAGACGGCGGAGCCCTGCCTGCGCCGCTCACACCCACTTCGCACACGG CGTCCCCGCGTCAACCCTCCGGTGTGGAGCGTGAGCGGAAGGTCAGCATGCGGCTGCACCGCGGCGCCCCTGTCAACGTCTCCTCCTCGGATCTTACCGGACGGCAAGACACCTCGCGCATGTCCACCTCCCAG ATGGTGTCAAGCGCACTGCCCGCTGGCCTCCATCCTCCGGCTCCTCGATGA
- the csnk1db gene encoding casein kinase I isoform X1 → MELRVGNRYRLGRKIGSGSFGDIYLGTDISVGDEVAIKLECVKTKHPQLHIESKIYKMMQGGVGIPSIKWCGAEGDYNVMVMELLGPSLEDLFNFCSRKFSLKTVLLLADQMISRIEYIHSKNFIHRDVKPDNFLMGLGKKGNLVYIIDFGLAKKYRDARTHQHIPYRENKNLTGTARYASINTHLGIEQSRRDDLESLGYVLMYFNLGSLPWQGLKAATKRQKYERISEKKMSTPIEFLCKGYPSEFTTYLNFCRSLRFDDKPDYSYLRQLFRNLFHRQGFSYDYVFDWNMLKFGANRAAEEAERERRDREDRLRHGRNPATRGLPAASGRPRGAQDGGALPAPLTPTSHTASPRQPSGVERERKVSMRLHRGAPVNVSSSDLTGRQDTSRMSTSQHSLRTSRQVDARHILV, encoded by the exons ATGGAACTCAGAGTGGGGAACCGATACAGACTGGGCAGGAAAATCGGAAGTGGATCGTTCGGCGACATCTATTTAG GCACAGATATTTCTGTGGGCGACGAGGTTGCCATTAAGTTGGAATGTGTGAAGACCAAGCACCCCCAACTCCACATTGAAAGCAAGATCTACAAAATGATGCAGGGAGGAG TGGGTATTCCATCCATAAAATGGTGTGGAGCAGAGGGGGACTATAATGTCATGGTGATGGAGCTGCTGGGACCCAGCCTGGAGGATCTCTTCAACTTTTGCTCCCGCAAGTTCAGCCTCAAGACAGTCCTCCTTCTTGCTGATCAGATG ATCAGTCGAATTGAGTACATCCACTCCAAGAACTTCATCCACAGAGACGTGAAGCCTGACAACTTTCTGATGGGGCTGGGCAAAAAGGGCAACTTGGTCTACATTATTGACTTTGGCCTGGCCAAGAAATATCGCGACGCTCGCACTCACCAGCACATCCCCTACCGCGAGAACAAGAACCTGACCGGCACTGCGAGATACGCCTCAATCAACACCCATCTGGGCATCG AGCAATCAAGGCGTGACGACTTGGAGTCCTTGGGTTATGTTCTCATGTATTTTAATTTGGGCTCCCTGCCCTGGCAAGGCCTCAAGGCTGCCACCAAGAGGCAGAAGTATGAACGCATCAGCGAGAAGAAAATGTCCACCCCCATTGAGTTTCTATGCAAGGGGTATCCAT CTGAGTTTACGACCTACCTGAACTTTTGCCGTTCGCTGCGCTTCGACGACAAGCCGGACTACTCGTACCTGCGGCAGCTTTTCCGCAACCTCTTCCACAGACAAGGATTCTCTTATGACTATGTCTTTGACTGGAACATGCTGAAGTTT GGAGCCAACCGAGCGGCAGAGGAGGCGGAGAGAGAGCGCCGCGACCGGGAGGACCGGCTGAGACACGGCAGGAACCCGGCGACCAGAGGATTACCCGCCGCGTCGGGACGACCTCGGGGAGCCCAAGACGGCGGAGCCCTGCCTGCGCCGCTCACACCCACTTCGCACACGG CGTCCCCGCGTCAACCCTCCGGTGTGGAGCGTGAGCGGAAGGTCAGCATGCGGCTGCACCGCGGCGCCCCTGTCAACGTCTCCTCCTCGGATCTTACCGGACGGCAAGACACCTCGCGCATGTCCACCTCCCAG CATTCCCTACGAACATCACGCCAAGTAGACGCTCGCCACATACTTGTGTGA
- the csnk1db gene encoding casein kinase I isoform X3, whose amino-acid sequence MELRVGNRYRLGRKIGSGSFGDIYLGTDISVGDEVAIKLECVKTKHPQLHIESKIYKMMQGGVGIPSIKWCGAEGDYNVMVMELLGPSLEDLFNFCSRKFSLKTVLLLADQMISRIEYIHSKNFIHRDVKPDNFLMGLGKKGNLVYIIDFGLAKKYRDARTHQHIPYRENKNLTGTARYASINTHLGIEQSRRDDLESLGYVLMYFNLGSLPWQGLKAATKRQKYERISEKKMSTPIEFLCKGYPSEFTTYLNFCRSLRFDDKPDYSYLRQLFRNLFHRQGFSYDYVFDWNMLKFGANRAAEEAERERRDREDRLRHGRNPATRGLPAASGRPRGAQDGGALPAPLTPTSHTASPRQPSGVERERKVSMRLHRGAPVNVSSSDLTGRQDTSRMSTSQNSIPYEHHAK is encoded by the exons ATGGAACTCAGAGTGGGGAACCGATACAGACTGGGCAGGAAAATCGGAAGTGGATCGTTCGGCGACATCTATTTAG GCACAGATATTTCTGTGGGCGACGAGGTTGCCATTAAGTTGGAATGTGTGAAGACCAAGCACCCCCAACTCCACATTGAAAGCAAGATCTACAAAATGATGCAGGGAGGAG TGGGTATTCCATCCATAAAATGGTGTGGAGCAGAGGGGGACTATAATGTCATGGTGATGGAGCTGCTGGGACCCAGCCTGGAGGATCTCTTCAACTTTTGCTCCCGCAAGTTCAGCCTCAAGACAGTCCTCCTTCTTGCTGATCAGATG ATCAGTCGAATTGAGTACATCCACTCCAAGAACTTCATCCACAGAGACGTGAAGCCTGACAACTTTCTGATGGGGCTGGGCAAAAAGGGCAACTTGGTCTACATTATTGACTTTGGCCTGGCCAAGAAATATCGCGACGCTCGCACTCACCAGCACATCCCCTACCGCGAGAACAAGAACCTGACCGGCACTGCGAGATACGCCTCAATCAACACCCATCTGGGCATCG AGCAATCAAGGCGTGACGACTTGGAGTCCTTGGGTTATGTTCTCATGTATTTTAATTTGGGCTCCCTGCCCTGGCAAGGCCTCAAGGCTGCCACCAAGAGGCAGAAGTATGAACGCATCAGCGAGAAGAAAATGTCCACCCCCATTGAGTTTCTATGCAAGGGGTATCCAT CTGAGTTTACGACCTACCTGAACTTTTGCCGTTCGCTGCGCTTCGACGACAAGCCGGACTACTCGTACCTGCGGCAGCTTTTCCGCAACCTCTTCCACAGACAAGGATTCTCTTATGACTATGTCTTTGACTGGAACATGCTGAAGTTT GGAGCCAACCGAGCGGCAGAGGAGGCGGAGAGAGAGCGCCGCGACCGGGAGGACCGGCTGAGACACGGCAGGAACCCGGCGACCAGAGGATTACCCGCCGCGTCGGGACGACCTCGGGGAGCCCAAGACGGCGGAGCCCTGCCTGCGCCGCTCACACCCACTTCGCACACGG CGTCCCCGCGTCAACCCTCCGGTGTGGAGCGTGAGCGGAAGGTCAGCATGCGGCTGCACCGCGGCGCCCCTGTCAACGTCTCCTCCTCGGATCTTACCGGACGGCAAGACACCTCGCGCATGTCCACCTCCCAG AATAGCATTCCCTACGAACATCACGCCAAGTAG
- the foxk2a gene encoding forkhead box protein K2 isoform X2, protein MTKWRFAFAEAKRIITNGCCFRFPSTSIKITFTALLSDKKEPRNVGESPVKSVQPQISPLTINIPDNIAHLMSPLPSPTGTLSAANSCPSSPRGAGLSSYRSGRVLASDLIADNSQSENDKEASGEDSPKDDSKPPYSYAQLIVQAITMAPDKQLTLNGIYTHITKNYPYYRTADKGWQNSIRHNLSLNRYFIKVARSQEEPGKGSFWRIDPSSEGKLIEQAFRKRRPRGVPCFRTPVGPLSSRSAPASPNHTGALSAHSSGVQTPDSLSREGSPVPMEPEPTPPPAPAPTATVQPKFAVIQEARFAQNSTGSPLTSQPVLIAVQRQMPPTTMKPVTYAVATPPGMVTTTVSPAPVMQTVHVVHQIPTVTMTSVGAQPAATLKPSPQENGGGEHQEIKVKVEAVPSITASSIGGVGRIIQTSQAAPLTTVTIMQQAPPLGQHQLPIKTIAQNGTHLVPITSAATAVANPLHLLATHASASASLPTKRQNGEEAPACKRAKTQDGGHEGEAVTANGNNNNGAGEAEVSQAVGNQ, encoded by the exons ATGACAAAATGGCGATTCGCGTTTGCTGAAGCTAAGCGTATTATTACTAATGG GTGTTGCTTCCGGTTCCCCAGCACGAGTATAAAAATCACATTCACTGCACTTTTAAGTGACAAAAAGGAGCCGAGGAACGTGGGCGAATCGCCGGTCAAGTCGGTGCAACCTCAAATCTCCCCACTTACCATCAACATTCCGGACAATATTGCCCACCTTATGAGCCCGCTGCCTTCGCCCACAGGCACCTTAAG tgCTGCAAATTCCTGCCCATCAAGTCCAAGGGGGGCCGGACTGTCCAGCTATCGGAGCGGCCGCGTCCTGGCCTCAGACCTAATAGCAGACAACTCGCAGTCCGAAAATGACAAGGAGGCATCTGGTGAAGACAGCCCAAAG GATGACTCCAAACCACCATATTCATACGCACAACTGATAGTCCAAGCTATCACCATGGCCCCTGATAAGCAACTGACACTGAATGGAATTTACACCCACATCACCAAAAATTACCCCTACTACAGAACAGCTGATAAAGGCTGGCAG AACTCCATCCGCCACAACCTGTCCCTCAACCGGTACTTCATCAAAGTAGCACGTTCTCAAGAGGAGCCCGGGAAAGGATCCTTCTGGAGAATTGACCCTTCTTCCGAAGGCAAACTCATAGAACAAGCCTTCAGGAAACGTAGGCCTAGGGGAGTGCCTTGCTTCAGGACCCCCGTCGGACCCCTCTCTTCCAG GAGCGCCCCCGCTTCTCCCAATCACACTGGAGCGCTGTCGGCTCACTCCAGTGGCGTGCAGACCCCGGATAGCCTCTCCAGGGAAGGGTCCCCCGTCCCCATGGAACCAGAGCCGACCCCACCGCCAGCCCCCGCGCCAACTGCCACCGTCCAGCCTAAGTTTGCTGTCATCCAAGAGGCTCGCTTTGCTCAGAACTCCACTG GTTCTCCACTCACGAGCCAGCCCGTATTGATTGCCGTGCAACGCCAGATGCCTCCGACGACCATGAAGCCTGTGACCTATGCCGTGGCCACGCCGCCGGGCATGGTGACGACGACTGTTAGCCCCGCCCCCGTCATGCAAACGGTGCACGTTGTCCACCAGATCCCCACCGTCACCATGACGAGTGTCGGCGCGCAGCCGGCCGCTACGCTGAAGCCAAGCCCTCAGGAGAACGGAGGGGGAGAGCACCAAGAGATCAAAG TCAAAGTGGAGGCGGTCCCGTCCATCACAGCCTCGTCTATAGGCGGAGTCGGTCGCATCATCCAGACCTCTCAAGCCGCTCCCCTGACCACAGTAACCATCATGCAACAGGCTCCTCCGCTGGGTCAACACCAGCTCCCCATAAAGACCATCGCGCAAAATGGCACTCACCTGGTCCCCATCACTTCTGCTGCCACAG CTGTCGCAAACCCTCTCCACCTCCTGGCCACCCACGCTTCGGCTTCCGCCTCCCTGCCCACCAAAAGGCAGAACGGCGAGGAGGCGCCCGCCTGCAAGAGGGCGAAGACGCAAGACGGCGGCCACGAGGGAGAGGCGGTGACCGCAAACGGCAATAACAACAATGGCGCCGGAGAAGCGGAGGTTAGCCAAGCAGTGGGCAACCAgtag